One Bdellovibrio bacteriovorus str. Tiberius DNA segment encodes these proteins:
- a CDS encoding DOMON-like domain-containing protein — protein MKSLTAFTKTPLTNTLQVQGEVTPLSDSRLLVEFKITGSTDAIKWPESSSSERREDGLWKHTCLEVFLGNGATPESPYLEINCAPNGHWNAYSFSKYREGMAPATDTRVRLQPRNSEDAEARFQIEIDSRKPLDFTCLGLTAVIEFVDGTLSYWSLFHPGPQADFHNKAGWTALSTH, from the coding sequence GTGAAATCTTTGACTGCTTTTACCAAAACACCGCTGACCAACACCCTGCAGGTTCAAGGCGAAGTCACCCCGCTTTCCGACAGCCGCCTGCTGGTGGAGTTTAAAATCACCGGTTCGACCGACGCCATCAAATGGCCCGAGTCCTCCAGTTCCGAGCGCCGTGAAGACGGACTTTGGAAGCACACCTGCCTGGAAGTGTTTTTGGGAAATGGTGCGACACCGGAATCACCGTATCTGGAGATCAACTGCGCCCCGAACGGCCACTGGAATGCTTATTCCTTTAGCAAATACCGCGAAGGCATGGCTCCGGCCACCGACACCCGCGTTCGCCTGCAACCGCGAAACTCCGAAGACGCCGAGGCGCGTTTTCAGATTGAAATCGACAGCCGCAAGCCTTTGGATTTCACCTGCCTGGGCCTGACGGCGGTAATCGAATTCGTCGATGGCACCTTGAGCTATTGGTCCCTGTTCCACCCGGGACCGCAAGCCGACTTCCATAATAAAGCCGGGTGGACCGCTCTTTCGACGCATTGA
- a CDS encoding MmgE/PrpD family protein yields MKKHTVRVYPSKEKLDRKDQLAWKIAEIATDNAPIKADVTDMVINRIIDNASVAIAAANRRPVASARAMAIAHPRNGGATVFGMPNDQKFDCEWATWANGTAVRELDYHDTYLAADYSHPADNIPAILAVAQQMGKNGKELLKGIVTGYEVHVDLVKAICLHMHKKDHIAHLCPATAAGIGTLLALPTETVFQAVQQAVHVSFTTRQSRKGEISSWKAYAPAHAGKLAVEAVDRVMRGEGAPSPIYEGEDSVIAYMLDGKNGKYEVPLPEVGEEKRAILETYTKEHSAEYQSQALIDLARKMKPLVKNFDDIENIVIHTSHHTHYVIGTGANDPQKMDPNASRETLDHSIMYIFAVALQDGTWHHVNSYAPERAKRADTVALWHKISTIEDKQWTAWYHETDPDKKRFGGRVEITMKDGSKIVDELGVADAHPAGARPFKRADYIRKFDILTEGIITKAERDRFIGLVENLENLTAEQVQQLNVQIPIEKLVNNKRDTKGIF; encoded by the coding sequence ATGAAGAAACATACAGTTCGTGTGTACCCCTCTAAAGAGAAGTTGGATCGCAAAGACCAACTGGCTTGGAAAATTGCTGAAATCGCAACTGACAACGCCCCTATCAAAGCTGACGTCACTGACATGGTTATCAACCGTATCATCGACAACGCTTCCGTAGCTATCGCAGCTGCCAACCGTCGTCCGGTGGCTTCTGCTCGTGCGATGGCGATTGCTCACCCGCGCAACGGCGGTGCGACTGTCTTCGGTATGCCGAATGATCAGAAATTTGACTGTGAATGGGCTACTTGGGCGAACGGCACTGCAGTTCGTGAGTTGGACTACCATGACACTTATCTTGCCGCAGATTATTCTCACCCGGCTGACAACATCCCTGCTATTTTGGCAGTGGCTCAGCAAATGGGTAAAAACGGTAAAGAGCTTCTTAAAGGTATCGTGACTGGTTACGAAGTTCACGTGGACCTGGTAAAAGCCATCTGCCTTCACATGCACAAAAAAGATCATATCGCTCACTTGTGCCCGGCAACGGCGGCAGGTATCGGTACTTTGTTGGCTTTGCCGACTGAGACTGTTTTCCAAGCGGTTCAACAAGCGGTTCACGTGTCCTTCACGACTCGTCAGTCCCGTAAAGGTGAAATCTCTTCCTGGAAAGCATACGCTCCGGCACACGCGGGTAAACTGGCTGTAGAAGCCGTGGACCGTGTTATGCGTGGCGAAGGCGCTCCATCTCCGATCTATGAAGGTGAAGACTCTGTTATCGCTTACATGCTTGATGGCAAAAACGGTAAATACGAAGTTCCACTTCCAGAAGTTGGCGAAGAAAAACGCGCTATCCTTGAGACTTACACTAAAGAGCACTCTGCAGAGTATCAGTCCCAGGCCCTGATCGACTTGGCTCGCAAAATGAAGCCGTTGGTTAAAAACTTCGACGATATCGAAAATATCGTGATCCACACTTCTCACCACACTCACTACGTGATTGGTACTGGTGCAAACGATCCACAAAAAATGGATCCAAATGCATCCCGTGAGACTCTGGATCACTCTATCATGTACATCTTCGCGGTGGCGTTGCAGGACGGCACTTGGCACCACGTTAACTCTTACGCTCCAGAGCGTGCGAAGCGTGCTGACACTGTGGCTTTGTGGCACAAAATCTCCACTATCGAAGACAAACAATGGACTGCTTGGTACCACGAGACAGATCCAGACAAAAAACGCTTCGGTGGCCGCGTAGAAATCACAATGAAAGACGGTTCGAAAATCGTTGATGAGCTTGGCGTAGCTGATGCTCACCCAGCGGGCGCTCGTCCATTCAAACGTGCTGACTACATCCGCAAGTTCGACATTCTGACTGAAGGTATCATCACCAAAGCAGAACGCGATCGTTTCATCGGCTTGGTTGAAAATCTGGAAAACCTGACTGCAGAACAAGTTCAGCAGTTGAACGTTCAGATCCCAATCGAAAAGCTTGTGAACAACAAGAGAGACACTAAAGGTATCTTCTAG
- the prpB gene encoding methylisocitrate lyase: MLFPEITPAQKRKNFRDALKSGKLLQMPGSWSPLVSMAIEKAGFDGVYISGSVLSNDLGYPDIGLTSLTEVAQRGRQIARTTSLPTIIDIDTGFGEPMSATRTVQEMIEMGLAGCHIEDQVNPKRCGHLDGKSLVTRDEASRKVAAAARGKKLDENFLLIARTDARASEGLDAAIDRAKAYIDAGADCIFTEALENEKEFETFRKAVNVPLLANMTEFGKGRLFTYEELSNLGYNIVIYPVTTFRLAMGATVAGLNEIKAKGTQEGLLDKMQTRKDLYALSRYDEYNSFDTSIFNFTLK, encoded by the coding sequence ATGTTGTTTCCTGAAATTACTCCTGCGCAGAAACGTAAGAACTTTAGAGATGCTTTGAAGTCTGGCAAGCTTTTGCAGATGCCGGGGTCTTGGTCTCCGCTGGTTTCTATGGCGATTGAAAAAGCGGGATTTGATGGGGTTTATATTTCTGGGTCTGTGCTTTCTAATGATCTGGGTTACCCGGACATCGGTTTGACTTCTTTGACTGAAGTGGCTCAGCGTGGTCGTCAGATTGCCCGTACGACAAGCCTTCCGACTATTATCGATATCGACACTGGTTTTGGTGAACCGATGTCTGCAACTCGCACGGTTCAGGAAATGATCGAGATGGGTCTGGCGGGTTGCCATATCGAAGATCAGGTCAATCCGAAACGTTGTGGTCACCTTGACGGCAAATCCCTTGTGACTCGCGATGAGGCTTCCCGTAAAGTGGCGGCGGCGGCTCGTGGTAAAAAGCTGGATGAAAACTTCCTTTTGATCGCGCGCACTGATGCCCGTGCTTCTGAAGGTTTGGATGCAGCGATTGACCGTGCAAAAGCTTATATCGATGCGGGTGCGGATTGTATCTTCACTGAGGCTTTGGAAAATGAAAAAGAATTTGAAACTTTCCGTAAGGCTGTGAATGTTCCATTGCTTGCGAACATGACAGAATTCGGCAAAGGCCGCCTGTTCACTTACGAAGAGCTTTCCAACCTTGGTTACAACATCGTGATCTATCCAGTAACGACATTCCGTCTGGCGATGGGCGCGACAGTGGCGGGCTTGAACGAAATCAAAGCCAAAGGCACTCAGGAAGGCTTGCTGGATAAAATGCAGACTCGCAAAGACTTGTACGCGCTATCTCGTTATGACGAGTACAACTCTTTCGACACCAGCATCTTCAACTTCACTCTGAAGTAA
- a CDS encoding methyl-accepting chemotaxis protein, with the protein MSKEFSLQTKIALPILTITFLALGLLTYFSASTSFQTAKADAEFKVSKSAEAFANAFKAELDASLMVAQQIEAYLGTLRHQSHKPRADVNAVLKSMLIQAPSVFGVWATFEPDAFDGKDAQYLGQPGYEKIGGFGPYWNRSGENGALTWENDINYDGEFYVAPKKAGRRILTEPYYDEVNGKNLLMTSAAAPLFENNLMKGVVGVDLLLAQLEKQIAAVKPYDTSVGYLISDHFNYVTNPVPDLVGKPVNLPFANEEFKKALQAGSLLLKFGTDPQTQQEILNILVPVSIPYSNTHWGVLISTPVKTVLASAYSLLWNQLIVFAICLLVMGAAVYIISRRISRRFTGLTQSLEQSENVLTSAIDQLSRAGQNLAQSATESAASIEETVASLEEMTSMVQMNAGNAKEAARLSSDSNQSAERGNTEMGSLVGAMTEISDSSRKIAEINSVIDDLAFQTNLLALNASVEAARAGEHGKGFAVVAEAVRTLAQKSASAAKDINVLINDSIEKVQRGSQKAESSNSNLKEIVESVRKVSHLNGEISSASNEQSTGIQQISKAMNSLDQSIQTNAASAEEISATVQEILNQALVMKKVVTEMNSVVHGN; encoded by the coding sequence ATGAGCAAAGAGTTTTCGCTTCAAACCAAGATCGCACTTCCCATTCTGACAATCACTTTTCTGGCCCTGGGACTTCTGACCTACTTTTCCGCCTCGACAAGTTTTCAAACGGCAAAGGCCGATGCCGAATTCAAAGTATCAAAATCTGCTGAAGCCTTCGCCAATGCTTTCAAAGCCGAGCTCGACGCCAGCCTGATGGTGGCCCAGCAGATTGAAGCCTATCTGGGAACACTCAGACATCAAAGTCACAAACCGCGCGCTGACGTAAATGCCGTTCTGAAATCGATGTTAATCCAAGCCCCTTCGGTCTTCGGAGTCTGGGCCACTTTTGAACCTGATGCCTTTGACGGCAAGGACGCCCAATACCTTGGACAACCCGGATACGAAAAAATCGGAGGTTTTGGTCCCTACTGGAACCGTTCAGGCGAAAACGGCGCACTGACCTGGGAAAATGACATCAACTATGACGGTGAATTCTACGTTGCCCCGAAAAAAGCCGGGCGTCGTATTCTGACCGAGCCCTACTATGACGAGGTCAACGGAAAGAATCTTCTGATGACGTCGGCTGCGGCTCCGCTTTTTGAAAACAATCTGATGAAAGGTGTTGTCGGTGTGGATTTGCTGCTGGCGCAGCTGGAAAAACAAATTGCTGCCGTCAAACCCTATGACACTTCGGTCGGTTATCTGATCTCGGATCACTTTAACTATGTCACCAATCCCGTGCCGGATTTGGTGGGAAAACCCGTCAACCTGCCCTTTGCAAACGAGGAATTTAAAAAAGCCCTGCAGGCCGGAAGCCTGCTTTTAAAATTCGGCACCGACCCACAAACCCAGCAGGAAATTTTAAACATCCTCGTTCCCGTCTCCATTCCTTATTCAAACACTCACTGGGGTGTTCTTATCTCAACACCGGTGAAAACCGTTCTGGCCAGTGCCTATTCCCTGCTGTGGAATCAGCTGATTGTCTTTGCCATCTGCCTTCTTGTCATGGGGGCTGCGGTGTATATTATTTCCCGCCGTATTTCCCGCCGCTTCACGGGCTTAACACAAAGTCTGGAGCAATCTGAAAACGTTCTGACATCGGCAATTGATCAGCTCAGTCGCGCGGGACAGAATCTGGCCCAATCCGCCACTGAATCAGCCGCTTCCATCGAAGAAACCGTGGCCAGCCTGGAAGAAATGACATCCATGGTGCAAATGAATGCCGGCAACGCCAAAGAGGCTGCCCGTTTGTCGTCAGACTCCAATCAAAGTGCAGAACGCGGCAACACCGAAATGGGATCTTTGGTGGGTGCCATGACGGAAATCTCTGATTCATCCAGGAAAATTGCCGAAATCAACAGTGTCATTGACGACCTGGCTTTCCAGACCAATTTGCTGGCGCTGAATGCATCCGTGGAAGCCGCCCGTGCCGGTGAACATGGCAAGGGCTTCGCTGTTGTCGCAGAAGCCGTCAGAACTCTGGCGCAGAAATCAGCATCCGCAGCCAAGGACATCAATGTGCTGATCAATGACTCCATCGAAAAAGTCCAGCGCGGCAGCCAGAAAGCGGAAAGCTCCAATTCAAACTTGAAAGAAATTGTCGAATCCGTTCGCAAGGTCAGTCACCTGAACGGGGAAATCTCTTCTGCCAGCAACGAGCAATCCACGGGCATTCAGCAGATCAGCAAAGCGATGAATTCTCTGGATCAGTCGATCCAGACAAACGCCGCTTCCGCTGAAGAAATTTCAGCCACAGTTCAGGAAATCCTGAACCAGGCTCTGGTGATGAAAAAAGTTGTTACGGAGATGAACTCTGTGGTTCACGGGAACTGA
- a CDS encoding methyl-accepting chemotaxis protein, translating into MFIRGFRKLSFTQQLTLPIALVGTLVLGGIAFLAVQDSFKDAKKSAHTMSEEMGRKYAQQIKSYLDKSFAQAEVVGRHLAMEAETHQQDRKKSYQLLREVLKSDSQYLATWSAWEPNAYDGKDAQFANTEFHEKTGRVYPWWVRQGDQIIYKTLLNEETPDLGDWYFQPMQTKQSMLVEPYKDTVNGKELVMTSAVYTVVQNGTAKGLVGIDISLDTIKELVAEIRPFADSQSFLVSDKMMVVAGPNQDEVMQEFRADSALQALLQKHEVGGIDINTERGKEFFLVMPVSIYDLSQKWTLVIRTPEKTILASAYASLWRQLGFSLVGLMMLMSVVYFGAKRSEKKISTLSQGLSESSAGITEDIQHLNSTGGQLAESSTRAAASIEETVASLEEITSMVRLNTGNAQNAAMLSGDSARLAKTGEEKILELVQTMTQIESSSQKIEEIISIIDDIAFQTNLLALNASVEAARAGEHGKGFAVVAEAVRSLAQRSAVAAKDITQLISTSVVQVKQGTVLVRANGDVLKQMSSSIEKVATLNSEIASASQQQSAGIEQINVAINQLDQVIQGNAAEAGEIVNTAAHISEKSAVMNSTVKVLSAA; encoded by the coding sequence ATGTTCATCCGTGGATTCAGAAAACTTTCGTTCACTCAACAGTTAACTTTGCCTATCGCCCTTGTAGGCACACTGGTGCTTGGGGGCATTGCCTTCTTGGCGGTGCAAGACTCGTTCAAAGACGCCAAGAAATCAGCGCACACGATGTCTGAAGAGATGGGCCGCAAGTATGCACAGCAGATTAAATCATATCTGGATAAATCCTTTGCGCAGGCCGAAGTTGTGGGCCGTCATCTGGCGATGGAAGCTGAAACTCACCAGCAGGATCGCAAGAAAAGCTATCAGTTGCTGCGTGAAGTTCTAAAAAGTGATTCCCAGTATCTAGCCACATGGTCGGCGTGGGAGCCCAATGCCTATGACGGTAAAGATGCGCAGTTTGCCAATACCGAATTCCATGAAAAGACCGGACGCGTGTACCCGTGGTGGGTGCGCCAGGGTGATCAGATCATTTATAAAACTTTGCTGAACGAAGAAACCCCGGATCTGGGGGATTGGTACTTCCAGCCGATGCAAACCAAACAAAGCATGCTGGTGGAACCTTACAAAGACACCGTCAATGGCAAAGAGCTGGTGATGACGTCTGCAGTTTATACCGTTGTGCAAAATGGAACCGCCAAGGGCCTGGTGGGTATTGATATCAGTCTTGATACAATCAAAGAGCTGGTGGCAGAAATCCGTCCCTTTGCGGATTCCCAGTCGTTCCTGGTCTCTGACAAAATGATGGTGGTCGCAGGGCCAAATCAGGACGAAGTGATGCAGGAGTTCAGGGCCGACAGCGCTTTGCAGGCCCTGCTGCAAAAACATGAAGTTGGTGGCATTGATATCAATACCGAACGCGGCAAAGAGTTTTTCCTGGTGATGCCGGTATCTATCTATGATCTTTCTCAGAAGTGGACCTTGGTCATTCGCACTCCGGAAAAAACCATTCTGGCGTCAGCCTATGCATCACTTTGGAGGCAGCTGGGGTTTTCCCTGGTCGGGCTTATGATGCTGATGTCCGTGGTGTACTTTGGCGCCAAACGTTCCGAGAAAAAGATTTCAACATTGTCCCAGGGTTTGAGTGAATCCTCTGCCGGGATCACCGAGGACATTCAGCATTTGAATTCCACGGGCGGGCAGCTGGCGGAATCATCGACTCGCGCGGCGGCTTCGATTGAGGAAACCGTGGCGTCTTTGGAAGAGATCACTTCCATGGTTCGTCTGAACACCGGCAACGCCCAGAATGCAGCGATGCTTTCCGGAGATTCGGCACGTCTGGCTAAAACCGGGGAAGAAAAGATCCTGGAGCTGGTGCAGACCATGACCCAGATTGAATCCTCTTCCCAGAAAATTGAAGAGATCATTTCCATCATTGACGACATTGCCTTTCAGACGAATCTGCTGGCCTTAAACGCTTCGGTAGAGGCCGCCCGCGCAGGCGAGCATGGCAAGGGTTTTGCGGTTGTGGCGGAAGCCGTGCGTTCCCTGGCGCAAAGATCTGCGGTGGCCGCCAAAGACATCACCCAGCTGATTTCCACCAGTGTGGTGCAGGTTAAGCAGGGGACCGTGCTGGTTCGTGCCAATGGTGATGTATTAAAGCAAATGTCTTCAAGTATTGAAAAAGTGGCGACGCTGAATTCTGAAATCGCCAGCGCCAGCCAACAGCAGTCGGCGGGGATTGAACAAATCAATGTGGCAATAAACCAGCTGGATCAGGTCATTCAAGGCAATGCCGCTGAAGCCGGCGAGATCGTGAACACGGCCGCGCATATCAGTGAAAAATCCGCAGTCATGAATTCGACTGTGAAAGTACTAAGCGCCGCTTAA
- the sugE gene encoding quaternary ammonium compound efflux SMR transporter SugE, whose protein sequence is MSNTVAWIILAIAGLLEVGWAIGLKYTEGFTKLVPSVLTLVALAGSMFLLARAATVLPIGTAYGVWVGIGALGAAILGIFLFNEAATPARLFFLALLLVSIIGLKATAGGH, encoded by the coding sequence ATGTCTAACACAGTAGCATGGATCATTTTGGCAATCGCAGGTCTTCTTGAAGTCGGTTGGGCCATCGGCCTTAAATACACCGAAGGTTTCACAAAACTCGTACCCAGTGTTCTCACTTTGGTTGCATTGGCGGGCAGTATGTTTTTGCTGGCGCGGGCAGCGACAGTGCTTCCCATCGGTACAGCTTACGGCGTGTGGGTGGGGATCGGTGCTTTGGGTGCAGCGATTCTGGGGATTTTCCTGTTTAATGAGGCCGCGACCCCAGCTCGCCTGTTCTTCCTAGCGTTGTTGCTTGTTTCCATCATTGGGTTGAAAGCGACAGCGGGCGGGCACTAA
- a CDS encoding lipoate--protein ligase encodes MQKLKVFLSDSLNPHLNLATEEWIFHNLDPSQQVLFLWRNEETVVIGRNQNPWSECNLAKMKDEKVHLARRTTGGGAVFHDLQNTNFTFLSPKESYKRENNVQIIFDALKTFGIQGEASGRNDLLIPFPDGPRKFSGSAYREKKDRAFHHGTLLLNTDLTRLGNYLTPNPKKLQAKGKESVRARVANLTEVSPGINHDQIVTTLVKSFENFYAGKAEVESLTMDSLKLIPQLKEQYDLLSSWNWLYGNTLEFSHKMDEYLSLGFFDFHFKVEDGQIKDLKIYTDCLYPHVIEDLTEALRGKAYRGDAVREALMSVRGKHSELNLGLSEVEEWLCKNIEI; translated from the coding sequence ATGCAAAAGCTTAAAGTGTTTCTGTCAGACAGTTTGAATCCTCACCTTAACCTGGCCACGGAAGAATGGATCTTTCACAATCTGGATCCATCCCAGCAGGTGCTGTTTTTGTGGCGCAATGAAGAAACCGTGGTGATCGGGCGCAATCAGAACCCTTGGTCGGAATGCAACCTCGCCAAAATGAAAGATGAAAAAGTTCATCTGGCCCGTCGCACGACCGGTGGTGGTGCCGTCTTCCATGATTTGCAAAACACCAATTTCACATTCCTGTCGCCGAAAGAATCCTATAAGCGCGAAAACAATGTTCAGATCATCTTTGATGCTTTGAAAACTTTCGGCATTCAGGGCGAAGCTTCCGGGCGCAATGACCTGCTGATCCCATTCCCGGATGGACCCCGCAAATTCAGCGGCAGTGCTTACCGCGAAAAGAAAGACCGCGCTTTCCACCACGGCACTTTGTTGCTAAATACTGATCTGACCCGTCTGGGAAATTACCTGACACCCAATCCAAAAAAACTTCAGGCCAAAGGCAAAGAATCCGTCCGTGCCCGCGTGGCGAACCTGACGGAAGTATCCCCGGGGATCAACCACGATCAGATCGTGACGACATTGGTAAAGTCCTTTGAAAACTTCTATGCCGGTAAAGCCGAAGTGGAATCCCTGACCATGGACAGCCTGAAACTGATCCCGCAGCTGAAGGAACAGTATGACCTGCTCAGCTCTTGGAACTGGCTGTATGGCAACACTCTGGAATTCAGCCACAAGATGGATGAATATCTGTCCCTGGGTTTCTTTGATTTCCATTTCAAAGTGGAAGATGGTCAGATCAAGGATTTGAAAATCTATACCGACTGCCTGTACCCGCATGTGATTGAAGATTTGACGGAGGCTTTGCGTGGCAAAGCTTATCGTGGCGACGCTGTTCGCGAAGCACTTATGAGTGTTCGTGGCAAACACAGCGAATTGAATCTGGGCCTTTCCGAAGTGGAAGAATGGCTCTGCAAAAATATTGAAATCTAA
- a CDS encoding metallophosphoesterase family protein, translating to MKTKVTASKNILAAFLLVSTLAACAPSTSDVLSTALPGTDTDNSQSVPGTDEPSTPTPPEPDDEIKDSAKSLKIHAFADMNIDTSGTYASATISIVKSMIARQPAAILGVGDYIDGEKKSLSDSTYVNMWNQFSKKVLSFMRDANIPFLPTPGNHDAYYAQERRLYDSFWGNNKPNVEYVDDDNFPFYYSFIKEDVFFVSLDDANYSKLSNRTAQLAWLKEQLSSARAKGARARVVYGHIPLYSIVSSKANSSTVYENGVLAGERRTAGSNTLEAILLSHNVDLVIFGHSHGFYSGHYTYPDGKKLQVVSMPCAGSSPRYLVGTSTRTPQGYVELVFSETNQLTIRYYNSSGTQQSLSSLPASLTLDSKNGVKYVR from the coding sequence ATGAAAACAAAAGTCACCGCCTCAAAAAATATTCTTGCGGCCTTTTTGCTCGTTTCAACTCTCGCTGCGTGTGCCCCATCAACCTCTGACGTCCTAAGCACAGCCCTTCCGGGCACGGACACAGACAATTCCCAGTCGGTACCGGGGACGGACGAGCCGTCAACACCGACACCCCCCGAGCCTGACGATGAGATCAAAGACAGCGCCAAGTCGCTGAAGATCCATGCTTTCGCTGATATGAACATCGATACCAGCGGCACTTATGCCAGCGCCACGATCTCAATTGTGAAGTCCATGATCGCGCGTCAGCCGGCGGCCATTCTTGGTGTGGGTGATTACATCGACGGCGAAAAGAAAAGCCTTTCTGACAGCACCTATGTGAACATGTGGAATCAGTTTTCGAAAAAAGTTCTGTCGTTCATGCGCGACGCGAACATTCCGTTCCTGCCGACGCCGGGCAATCACGATGCCTATTATGCGCAGGAACGCCGCCTGTATGATTCGTTCTGGGGTAACAACAAACCCAACGTGGAATACGTCGATGACGACAACTTCCCGTTCTATTATTCCTTTATCAAAGAAGACGTGTTCTTTGTTTCTTTGGATGACGCCAACTATTCCAAACTTTCCAACCGCACTGCCCAACTGGCGTGGCTGAAGGAACAGCTGTCTTCTGCTCGCGCCAAAGGGGCCCGTGCTCGCGTGGTCTATGGCCATATTCCGCTGTACTCGATCGTCAGCAGCAAAGCCAACAGCTCGACGGTTTATGAAAACGGAGTTCTGGCGGGCGAACGCCGCACTGCTGGCAGCAACACCCTGGAAGCCATCTTACTAAGTCACAATGTGGACCTGGTGATCTTTGGTCATTCCCATGGATTCTATTCCGGCCACTACACTTATCCGGATGGTAAAAAATTACAGGTTGTTTCCATGCCGTGTGCAGGAAGCTCTCCACGATATTTGGTGGGCACCAGCACTCGCACTCCGCAGGGATATGTTGAACTTGTCTTTTCTGAAACGAATCAGCTGACAATTCGCTATTACAATTCATCTGGCACTCAGCAAAGCCTCAGCTCCCTGCCGGCGTCGCTCACGCTGGATTCCAAAAACGGCGTGAAGTACGTACGCTAA
- a CDS encoding DUF1304 domain-containing protein produces the protein MEISFALVPALIHVYIFALESLLWGRKRTNKTFGVTEAEAATTKLMAFNQGFYNLFLAVAILLGLHLRTGEVTQAAGTTLVIYGLVSIIAAGFVLILSSRRLWRAALVQIVPAAIALGPFLI, from the coding sequence ATGGAAATATCATTTGCTCTCGTTCCGGCACTTATTCATGTGTACATTTTTGCTTTAGAAAGCCTGCTTTGGGGGCGTAAAAGGACCAATAAGACTTTCGGCGTCACAGAAGCGGAAGCTGCGACCACCAAATTGATGGCCTTTAATCAGGGCTTTTATAACTTGTTTTTGGCGGTGGCGATTTTGCTCGGTTTGCATTTGCGAACAGGGGAGGTCACCCAGGCCGCAGGCACCACACTGGTGATTTACGGCTTGGTGTCCATCATTGCTGCGGGTTTTGTGCTGATTCTGTCGTCACGTCGGTTGTGGCGGGCAGCGCTGGTGCAGATCGTACCAGCGGCCATCGCCTTGGGGCCGTTCCTTATCTAG
- a CDS encoding bifunctional 2-methylcitrate synthase/citrate synthase: MAEYINPDYVPEPEKMNVKKGLDGVVMDTSSVSKVNPHTNSLIYRGYPVQDLAENCSFEEVAFLMYNGELPNAGQLAEFSKKERASREISTTLLNVIKALPQKCHPMDSIRTAVSFLGAEDARIWDASPATNMDKAMMLLAKIPTMVAADYRFKKGLDFIPPKSDLSIAENFFHMCFGKVPQKEVVKAFDVSLILYAEHSFNASTFTARVVTSTQSDIYSATVAGIGALKGPLHGGANEMVMHMMKEIADPAKAEQWMLDALAQKKKVMGFGHRVYRSGDSRVPTMKKYAQVMADVTGEQKWMQMYTALEKVMVDKKKIYPNLDFPAGPAYYMMGFEIDFFTPIFVMARTTGWSAHIMEQTADNRIIRPLSEYVGAEQRKVTPISERK; this comes from the coding sequence ATGGCTGAGTATATCAATCCAGATTATGTTCCAGAACCAGAGAAAATGAACGTTAAAAAGGGTCTTGATGGCGTTGTTATGGATACGTCTTCTGTATCCAAAGTAAACCCTCACACCAACTCTTTGATCTATCGCGGTTACCCGGTTCAAGACCTGGCTGAAAACTGCTCTTTCGAAGAAGTGGCTTTCTTGATGTACAATGGCGAGCTGCCAAATGCAGGTCAACTTGCTGAGTTCTCCAAAAAAGAACGCGCTTCCCGTGAAATCTCCACAACTTTGTTGAACGTGATCAAAGCACTTCCACAAAAATGTCATCCAATGGATTCCATCCGTACAGCGGTTTCCTTCCTGGGCGCTGAAGATGCACGTATCTGGGATGCTTCCCCTGCAACGAACATGGACAAAGCCATGATGTTGCTTGCGAAAATCCCGACAATGGTTGCAGCGGACTACCGCTTCAAAAAAGGTTTGGATTTCATTCCACCTAAATCTGATTTGTCCATCGCTGAAAACTTCTTCCACATGTGCTTCGGTAAAGTTCCACAAAAAGAAGTTGTTAAAGCTTTCGACGTTTCATTGATCCTTTACGCTGAACACAGCTTCAATGCTTCCACGTTCACTGCACGTGTTGTGACTTCCACTCAGTCTGACATCTACTCTGCAACTGTTGCAGGCATCGGTGCCCTGAAAGGTCCTTTGCACGGTGGCGCGAACGAAATGGTTATGCACATGATGAAAGAAATCGCTGATCCTGCAAAAGCAGAACAGTGGATGCTGGATGCTTTGGCTCAGAAGAAAAAAGTCATGGGCTTCGGTCACCGCGTTTACCGCTCTGGCGATTCCCGCGTTCCAACCATGAAAAAGTACGCTCAAGTTATGGCTGACGTGACTGGCGAACAAAAATGGATGCAGATGTACACGGCTTTGGAAAAAGTCATGGTAGACAAGAAAAAGATCTACCCGAACCTGGATTTCCCAGCGGGTCCTGCTTATTACATGATGGGCTTTGAGATCGACTTCTTCACACCGATCTTCGTAATGGCTCGTACCACTGGCTGGTCTGCACACATCATGGAGCAAACTGCTGACAACCGCATCATCCGTCCTCTTTCCGAGTACGTGGGTGCTGAACAGCGCAAAGTGACTCCAATCAGCGAGCGCAAATAG